The following proteins are co-located in the Komagataeibacter sp. FNDCF1 genome:
- a CDS encoding L-serine ammonia-lyase: MISLFELFKIGIGPSSSHTVGPMRAAYDFSILLRDYPDVIRVEVTLLGSLAWTGVGHATDKAVVLGLMGYLPDTINPDLADELVAGTKACKEIFVGERAIRFDPATDIIFDRETVPPVHPNTLQFTAYDREDRQVLCRRICSIGGGFIIDEAHAHDAQEIKHDVPFDIPSGQALLDITRRTGLTIAQIVFANECALRPAHEVTAGMDKIIATMMGCIDRGMHQEGVLPGRLAVRRRAAALYERLKGDRFRNVRSAHEVMDWVSLYAIAVNEENAAGGRIVTAPTNGAAGVVPAVLRYYRDFCPGATLEREYDFLLTATAIGGLFKRNASISGAEVGCQGEVGVACSMAAAGLAAALGADPLQIENAAEIGMEHHLGMTCDPVGGLVQIPCIERNAFGAVKAINAASLSMRGDGSHFVSLDKVIVTMRETGADMSSRYKETSLGGLAVGFPEC, encoded by the coding sequence ATGATCAGCCTTTTCGAGTTGTTCAAGATCGGCATTGGCCCCTCGTCCTCCCATACGGTCGGGCCCATGCGCGCAGCTTATGATTTTTCCATATTGCTGCGTGATTATCCGGATGTGATCCGGGTTGAAGTTACGCTGCTGGGGTCGCTGGCGTGGACGGGTGTCGGCCACGCTACGGACAAGGCCGTCGTGCTGGGGTTGATGGGGTATCTGCCCGATACCATCAACCCCGACCTGGCTGATGAACTGGTGGCCGGCACGAAGGCGTGCAAGGAAATCTTTGTAGGGGAACGGGCAATACGCTTCGATCCCGCTACGGACATCATATTCGACCGCGAGACGGTGCCGCCCGTGCACCCCAATACGCTGCAGTTTACGGCGTATGATAGGGAAGACCGGCAGGTGCTGTGCAGGCGCATCTGTTCCATCGGGGGGGGCTTCATCATCGATGAAGCCCATGCCCATGATGCGCAGGAAATCAAACATGATGTACCGTTTGATATTCCGTCCGGTCAGGCCCTGCTCGACATAACGCGTCGTACCGGGCTTACGATTGCCCAGATTGTCTTTGCCAATGAATGCGCGCTTCGTCCCGCGCATGAAGTAACGGCGGGAATGGACAAGATCATCGCCACCATGATGGGATGCATCGACCGTGGCATGCATCAGGAAGGTGTCCTGCCCGGTCGGCTTGCTGTCAGGCGTCGGGCGGCGGCACTGTATGAACGGCTGAAGGGTGACCGTTTCCGCAACGTGCGTTCCGCGCATGAAGTCATGGACTGGGTCAGCCTTTACGCCATTGCCGTCAATGAGGAAAACGCGGCTGGCGGCCGTATCGTCACAGCACCTACGAACGGGGCTGCGGGCGTCGTGCCTGCGGTGCTGCGTTATTACCGCGATTTCTGCCCCGGCGCCACGCTGGAGCGGGAATATGACTTCCTGCTGACCGCCACGGCCATTGGTGGGCTGTTCAAGCGCAATGCCTCGATTTCCGGCGCGGAAGTCGGCTGTCAGGGAGAGGTCGGGGTGGCCTGTTCCATGGCTGCGGCCGGTCTGGCGGCGGCACTGGGCGCGGACCCGCTCCAGATCGAGAATGCAGCCGAGATCGGCATGGAACACCATCTGGGCATGACGTGCGACCCGGTGGGCGGCCTGGTCCAGATTCCCTGTATCGAACGCAATGCATTCGGTGCGGTCAAGGCGATCAATGCCGCTTCCCTGTCCATGCGGGGGGATGGCTCGCATTTCGTGTCGCTGGACAAGGTAATTGTAACCATGCGCGAGACAGGTGCTGACATGAGCAGCCGCTACAAGGAGACGTCTCTGGGTGGTCTGGCCGTTGGTTTCCCCGAATGCTAG
- a CDS encoding sarcosine oxidase subunit alpha family protein yields MTKRYRIPGRGRVNTGKVVTFSFDGRTFQGYEGDTLASALLANGEHLMGRSFKYHRPRGVVSAGSDEPNALVAVGSGPALQTPNLRATQVEIHDGLVAVSQNRFPNLKFDVGAINTLAAPLLPAGFYYKTFMWPKSFWDKVYEPVIRHAAGLGVAPTEPDPDQYAFSYDHCDVLVVGAGPAGLAAALAAGRSGARVIVADETAEAGGWLLSDMVSRIDGKTGAAWAREAVDELKGMANVRVMTRCTAFNYGPHNMVALNERLTDHLAHPISGQPRERLWQVRAKEVVLAAGALERPLVFDGNDRPGVMLATAAQTYLNRYGVACGKRAIIVTADDAAYRVALDLKSAGVTVAAIADLRPAPNTALAGAAISAGITVLPGTTIQRAHGLNRVCSVELAQLLPDGSVGKGHQWRADLVLMSGGFTPSVHMFSQSRGKLTFNEELGVYVPGQSEQNERSAGACRGVYSLDAVIADGARAGAEAATASGFAAKAPEWQVSDMDAPGRGGYAGALPRRGAGLRAMAFVDYQNDVTAKDVKLAVREGFRSIEHIKRYTTTGMATDQGKSSNVNALGIASEALGRPVEKVGLTTFRPPFTPVTFGSFAGHAREFLFDPVRRAPADAWARARGAVFEDVGLWQRARYFPVNGEDMEAAVRRECLAVRSSVGIFDASTLGKIEVVGPDAAEFMNRMYVNGWTKLAPGRCRYGLMCRENGFIYDDGVVGRIAADRFHVTTTTGGAAGVLNMMEDYLQTEWPDLDVWLTSTSEEWAVIAVQGPMARKVLEPLVDGLDISGKTLPHMAVVEGTIRGVPMRLFRVSFSGELGFEVNVPTRHGRKIWDAIWEAGQPYGMTPYGTETMHVLRAEKGYIIVGQETDGTATPDDAGCGWAVSKIKKDFVGKRSLALPAMSAPDRLQLVGLLTMDPNEVLEEGAQLTGKPDEAIPMKKLGHVTSSYFSATLGHSIALAMVSGGRARMGETLYVPMEGRTIPVKVTKPVFYDVEGAHLNV; encoded by the coding sequence ATGACAAAGCGTTACCGTATTCCCGGTCGTGGTCGCGTCAACACCGGCAAGGTTGTAACCTTCAGCTTTGATGGCCGTACATTCCAGGGGTATGAAGGGGATACGCTCGCTTCCGCCCTGCTGGCGAATGGCGAGCATCTGATGGGCCGCTCCTTCAAGTACCACCGTCCGCGTGGCGTCGTGTCCGCCGGCTCCGATGAGCCCAACGCCCTGGTGGCGGTTGGCAGCGGTCCTGCATTGCAGACCCCCAACCTGCGCGCGACACAGGTCGAGATCCATGATGGTCTGGTTGCCGTCAGCCAGAACCGGTTCCCGAACCTGAAGTTCGATGTGGGTGCGATCAACACGCTGGCGGCGCCGCTGCTGCCCGCGGGTTTCTACTACAAGACGTTCATGTGGCCCAAGTCGTTCTGGGACAAGGTATACGAGCCCGTGATCCGTCACGCGGCGGGTCTGGGTGTCGCCCCGACCGAGCCTGATCCCGACCAGTACGCCTTCAGCTATGATCATTGTGATGTGCTGGTTGTCGGTGCGGGTCCCGCTGGGCTTGCGGCAGCGCTTGCCGCTGGCCGGTCCGGCGCCCGCGTGATCGTGGCGGACGAGACGGCGGAAGCCGGTGGCTGGCTGCTGTCCGACATGGTGTCCCGCATTGATGGAAAGACGGGTGCCGCCTGGGCGCGTGAAGCTGTCGATGAGCTGAAGGGCATGGCGAATGTCCGTGTCATGACGCGCTGCACGGCATTCAATTACGGCCCGCACAACATGGTTGCGCTGAACGAGCGCCTGACCGACCATCTGGCCCACCCGATCAGCGGACAGCCGAGGGAACGCCTGTGGCAGGTCCGTGCGAAGGAAGTGGTGCTGGCCGCCGGTGCGCTGGAACGCCCGCTGGTGTTTGATGGCAATGACCGCCCCGGCGTCATGCTGGCAACCGCAGCGCAGACCTATCTGAACCGTTATGGCGTTGCCTGTGGCAAGCGGGCGATCATCGTCACGGCAGATGATGCCGCCTACCGTGTGGCGCTGGATCTCAAGAGTGCGGGTGTCACGGTCGCGGCGATTGCCGATCTGCGCCCCGCCCCCAATACGGCGCTTGCCGGTGCGGCGATCAGCGCGGGCATCACCGTCCTGCCCGGCACAACCATCCAGCGTGCGCACGGCCTCAACCGGGTGTGCAGCGTGGAACTGGCGCAGCTCCTTCCTGACGGCAGCGTGGGCAAGGGCCATCAGTGGCGTGCCGACCTCGTGCTGATGTCCGGCGGCTTCACGCCCAGCGTGCACATGTTCTCGCAGTCGCGTGGCAAGCTGACGTTCAATGAGGAACTGGGCGTGTACGTGCCCGGCCAGTCGGAGCAGAACGAACGTTCCGCCGGTGCGTGCCGCGGCGTCTACAGCCTGGATGCGGTCATTGCCGATGGCGCCCGTGCCGGCGCCGAAGCCGCGACCGCCAGCGGGTTCGCCGCAAAGGCCCCCGAATGGCAGGTGAGCGACATGGATGCGCCGGGCCGTGGCGGCTATGCCGGTGCGCTTCCGCGCCGTGGTGCCGGCCTGCGTGCCATGGCCTTCGTTGACTACCAGAACGATGTGACGGCCAAGGACGTCAAGCTGGCGGTGCGCGAGGGCTTCCGCTCCATCGAGCACATCAAGCGCTACACCACGACCGGCATGGCGACGGATCAGGGCAAGTCTTCCAACGTCAACGCGCTGGGCATTGCATCTGAAGCCCTAGGCCGCCCGGTGGAAAAGGTCGGCCTGACCACGTTCCGTCCGCCCTTTACGCCGGTCACGTTCGGTTCGTTTGCCGGCCATGCGCGTGAATTCCTGTTTGATCCGGTCCGGCGTGCCCCGGCCGATGCCTGGGCGCGTGCCCGTGGCGCGGTGTTCGAGGATGTGGGCCTGTGGCAGCGTGCGCGCTACTTCCCGGTCAATGGCGAGGACATGGAAGCGGCTGTGCGGCGTGAATGCCTGGCGGTGCGCAGTTCGGTCGGTATCTTTGATGCCTCCACGCTTGGCAAGATCGAGGTTGTCGGCCCCGACGCCGCCGAGTTCATGAACCGGATGTATGTCAATGGCTGGACCAAGCTTGCCCCCGGCAGGTGCCGCTACGGCCTGATGTGCCGTGAAAACGGCTTCATCTATGATGACGGCGTTGTCGGCAGGATCGCGGCGGATCGCTTCCATGTCACCACCACCACCGGTGGGGCGGCTGGCGTGCTGAACATGATGGAGGATTACCTCCAGACCGAATGGCCGGATCTGGACGTGTGGCTGACCTCCACATCCGAAGAATGGGCGGTCATCGCCGTACAGGGCCCCATGGCACGCAAGGTGCTGGAGCCGCTGGTGGATGGGCTTGACATCTCGGGCAAGACCCTGCCGCACATGGCTGTGGTGGAAGGGACGATACGCGGCGTGCCGATGCGTCTGTTCCGTGTCAGCTTCAGCGGTGAACTGGGCTTCGAGGTCAATGTCCCGACCCGCCACGGTCGCAAGATCTGGGATGCGATCTGGGAAGCGGGCCAGCCTTACGGCATGACACCCTACGGCACCGAGACGATGCACGTGCTGCGTGCGGAAAAGGGCTACATCATCGTCGGGCAGGAAACCGACGGAACGGCGACACCCGATGATGCGGGCTGTGGATGGGCTGTCAGCAAGATCAAGAAGGATTTTGTGGGCAAGCGTTCGCTCGCCCTGCCAGCCATGTCCGCTCCCGACCGGCTGCAGCTGGTGGGTCTGCTGACCATGGACCCGAACGAAGTGCTGGAAGAAGGCGCGCAGCTTACGGGCAAGCCGGATGAAGCGATCCCCATGAAGAAGCTGGGGCATGTCACCTCATCCTATTTCAGCGCGACACTGGGCCACTCCATCGCCCTTGCCATGGTATCCGGTGGCCGGGCGCGCATGGGCGAGACGCTGTATGTGCCAATGGAAGGCCGGACAATCCCGGTCAAGGTTACCAAACCCGTGTTTTATGATGTCGAGGGAGCCCACCTGAATGTCTGA
- a CDS encoding sarcosine oxidase subunit delta has product MLLIRCPYCGDRAEIEYANAGEAHITRPVDPMAVSDADWAQYLYMRDNPKGLIAERWRHSHGCGRFFNAIRDTRTDRFVMTYEMGLPRPTIDEAAAAEAAR; this is encoded by the coding sequence ATGCTTCTGATCCGTTGTCCCTATTGCGGTGACCGCGCCGAAATCGAATATGCCAATGCCGGGGAAGCCCACATCACCCGTCCCGTCGACCCGATGGCGGTCAGTGATGCGGACTGGGCGCAGTACCTGTACATGCGCGACAACCCCAAGGGGCTGATCGCCGAACGGTGGCGTCATTCCCATGGATGCGGGCGGTTTTTCAACGCCATCCGCGATACCCGAACAGATCGTTTTGTCATGACCTACGAAATGGGCCTGCCGCGCCCGACCATTGATGAAGCAGCTGCGGCGGAGGCGGCACGATGA
- a CDS encoding sarcosine oxidase subunit gamma, with protein sequence MSDVMTASPTRFNVAPGPELRRWVLQGRDAALAAGAKAFGLSAVPEMLQAAQGANGTAVRLGPHELVFFVTPDKAATVTAAWTKGLKNIPSSLVEISDRQVAFDLVGQDVEEVLRNLSPLDFNIAAFPVGMATRTLLAKADGMLWRTGTDSFRLEVWGSFASYVTELLKKAAWDVRF encoded by the coding sequence ATGTCTGATGTCATGACAGCCTCTCCCACCCGTTTCAATGTGGCGCCCGGACCGGAGCTGCGGCGGTGGGTGCTGCAGGGCCGCGATGCGGCCCTGGCGGCAGGAGCCAAGGCATTCGGCCTGTCTGCCGTGCCGGAGATGCTACAGGCTGCCCAGGGCGCAAACGGGACGGCAGTCCGTCTGGGGCCGCATGAACTGGTGTTCTTTGTCACGCCGGACAAGGCCGCCACCGTAACGGCCGCATGGACCAAGGGGCTGAAGAATATTCCCTCCAGCCTTGTTGAAATCAGTGACAGGCAGGTCGCGTTCGATCTGGTCGGGCAGGATGTGGAAGAGGTGCTGCGCAACCTCTCCCCGCTTGATTTCAACATTGCGGCCTTCCCCGTCGGCATGGCCACGCGCACCCTGCTGGCCAAGGCGGACGGTATGCTGTGGCGTACGGGCACCGACAGCTTCCGGCTGGAAGTATGGGGGTCCTTTGCGTCCTATGTCACGGAACTCCTGAAAAAAGCGGCATGGGACGTCAGGTTCTGA
- a CDS encoding prolyl-tRNA synthetase associated domain-containing protein — protein sequence MATSDTLLPQLQTLFNELAIVPEVLAHPPVHTVEEAAPFWKQLKGAHTKNLFLRDAKGALFLVTLPMDRKVDLKKLPALIGSKRLSFGSAERMTEALHTAPGALGPLSLIMDETRRVHFAIDASLMAAEHITMHPLQNDRTLCIKTQDLRRFLHALGVEPVVVHFPQEDMA from the coding sequence ATGGCGACATCGGACACATTGCTCCCGCAGTTGCAGACCCTGTTCAATGAACTGGCCATTGTCCCGGAAGTGCTGGCCCATCCTCCTGTCCATACAGTGGAGGAGGCTGCGCCGTTCTGGAAACAGTTAAAGGGCGCGCATACCAAGAACCTGTTTCTCAGGGATGCGAAAGGGGCTCTCTTTCTGGTAACGCTTCCGATGGACAGGAAGGTTGATTTAAAGAAACTGCCCGCCCTGATCGGTTCAAAAAGACTGTCCTTTGGCAGTGCGGAACGGATGACGGAAGCCCTGCATACCGCTCCCGGTGCCCTTGGACCGCTGAGCCTGATCATGGATGAGACCCGTCGGGTCCATTTTGCCATTGATGCATCCCTCATGGCGGCTGAACATATCACGATGCATCCGCTGCAGAATGACAGGACGCTTTGCATAAAGACGCAAGACCTGCGCAGATTCCTGCATGCCCTGGGGGTGGAGCCTGTTGTTGTTCATTTCCCGCAGGAGGACATGGCCTGA